From Pedobacter aquae:
CCATTGAAGACCAAGAAGAAAAGGTTAGATTAATGGTACATTTAAATGTGGTAGAAGGCGTAAATAAGCTTTGCGGAACTTCTATCATTCAGAATGCTTGGGCTCGTGGACAAGAGCTAGAAGTACATGGCTGGGTCATTGATATTGAGACAGGTTTTATCAAAGATTTAGAAGTGACTTGCAATAATAATGATGATTTCGATCATATTTTTAAATTAGCTTAATTAAATATAATACCAAATGAGGCTGTTTCAAAAACCTTATTTACCACACTGAGCATCTGTTTGCGATAAGTAGTCAGGTTAAGTTTTATTAGATTTCCACAGAAAGTGGGTAGAGAATTTAGCCTAACATAAAATGGTAGTTGAGATAGCCTCATTATTTTTAAAATGAAGAAACTTAGGACTTTTAAATTTAGTACCTTAATATTTTACATCATCGCAGCTATCGTGTTTAACTTTAGCTATGATACTCCTGATACGCTTCATACCAAACGCTTTACTAAATTGGGTTATCAAGATAATCTCCAAATAAATGATTATGAATCTTACTACGAATTCTTCTCAGAATTTATATTCGGTTTAGATGACCATGTAGAAGAGCAACAAGAAGCAGAACAAGAACAAAATCTTGTTAAATTAAAGTTCTACATCATACCTTTTACAACAATTAAACTCTTCTATACACTGATGTTTTTATCTGATTTGACTGATTTTAACATTAAAAAATTACCTCAAGGAAAGTTCCCATCTATATTTCTTCCACCAGAATTATCATAGTTTCCAGTAAATACGCTGTAAATAGAATTTAAATAAAAAATTTTAATAAAAAGACTGATGATTAAATATATAATTGGGCTAATGGCATTTTTGTGCCTTTATGGCTTATGTAATAAAGCCCAGGCCAAACAAGACACAACACAATTAATTAAGCTAGAACATGCCGAACCTCTTTATATTGATTTGATTAGAGATTTAGGAGCAAGAAAGGGTGAAAAAGAATGGAATGTAGGCTTAGGAATTCAAGATAATCTTAATTATGATGAAATAGAGCTTTTGGTAGAATATGAATGGGCGGTAGCCAATCGTCTAGGTTTAGAGGTAGAAGTACCTGTAAGTTTGTATAGTAAAAATGGCAAGGAAACTATTATTAAACAACCTTCTCATGCTTTTGAAGGTTTAAAAACAGCTTTTCAATGGACGTTTCTGGTGAATCCAAAGCTAAGAACCTCAATGGCTTTTGGCTATATCAATAAAGTAAAATTTACTGAGTTAAATAATATCACAACCAGAAATATGTTTGTAGGAAATAGCTTCAATCCATTTTTAGTAATAGCTAAGAGGATAGGAGCTAATTTCCATAGTTTGGTGTATACCGGGCCACAGTTTTACAAACCTTTTGTGAAGAAAAGTTGGGAGAATAGCTACGATGTAAATACAAACTTTCATTATATGATACCTAGCTCAAGAAATTTTATAGGGATAGAATTCAACAAGACCTTTAGAAATGAGGATTTTGATATGATGATAAGACCCCAAATGCGAGTAAGTATTGCTGATAATTTAATGGTTGGAATTGTTTCTGGTATTCCTGTAAATCGGGAAAATAAAAGGTTCCAAAGTTTTTTAAGGCTTATTTATGAGCCGGGCCACAAGCACTAACCATAAACAGCTTTGCAGAATTACCGCTGCAAAGCTGTTTCTTTTACCTCTAAAAGGTTATAATTACTTACAGATAATTTTATCCAGCCATAGCTGATGCTGGCGTCTTGTTTTTCTAATCTGAGGCCTATATAGTAGTCTGTTTTTGAATTCCATGTGCCAGATATAGAATCTCTTACTGCACTTGAAGGAGACCTTT
This genomic window contains:
- a CDS encoding HAEPLYID family protein → MIKYIIGLMAFLCLYGLCNKAQAKQDTTQLIKLEHAEPLYIDLIRDLGARKGEKEWNVGLGIQDNLNYDEIELLVEYEWAVANRLGLEVEVPVSLYSKNGKETIIKQPSHAFEGLKTAFQWTFLVNPKLRTSMAFGYINKVKFTELNNITTRNMFVGNSFNPFLVIAKRIGANFHSLVYTGPQFYKPFVKKSWENSYDVNTNFHYMIPSSRNFIGIEFNKTFRNEDFDMMIRPQMRVSIADNLMVGIVSGIPVNRENKRFQSFLRLIYEPGHKH